One genomic segment of Thunnus albacares chromosome 18, fThuAlb1.1, whole genome shotgun sequence includes these proteins:
- the LOC122968302 gene encoding sorting nexin-18-like produces the protein MALKAKVLYDFHSENPGEISITENELVTLFSEEELEGWLEGENSKGEAGLFPASYVEIIRDHITSNTNNGFSSPKTKVTPTHTSYAPPDPQSARGLGAGSGGSGGGSFHTSQGSDDDWDDDWDDSSPATIAPQGLGSSPPLYPVTTSLPGRRSGAQQHQQQQAKSSATVGRNLNRFSTFVKSGGEAFLLGEASAFVKDGDRICVVMGKHGPEWQEDPYPFTCTIDDPTKQTKFKGMKSYMSYGLTPTHTNVQVNRRYKHFDWLYARLVERFPVISVPHLPEKQATGRFEEDFISKRRKGLIWWMNHMTSHPVLARCDVFQHFLTCGADEKAWKQGKRKAERDELVGANFFLTISTPDVPLDLQEVESKIEGFKTFTKRMDENSVVVNATINEFARKQISGFKKEYQKVGQSFKLLGQAFELDQQAYSAGLNKAIAYTGEAYEMIGEYFAEQPRQDLDPISDLLDLYRGHLANFPDIIHVQKGALTKVKDCPKQEGELHVRCNIISCATLAEIQHFHRTRVRDFRSQMQHHLRQQIGFFQKITAKLEDALQRYDNDQ, from the exons ATGGCGTTGAAGGCCAAAGTGTTGTACGACTTCCACTCTGAGAACCCAGGGGAGATCTCCATAACAGAGAATGAGCTGGTGACTCTGTTCAgtgaggaggagctggagggctGGCTGGAGGGGGAGAACAGCAAGGGGGAGGCTGGCCTCTTCCCCGCCTCCTATGTGGAGATCATCAGGGACCACATCACCTCCAACACCAACAACGGTTTCTCTTCGCCCAAAACCAAAGTGACCCCCACCCACACCTCCTACGCTCCCCCTGACCCCCAGTCTGCGAGAGGGCTCGGGGCAGGTAGTGGTGGCAGTGGTGGAGGCAGCTTCCACACCAGCCAGGGCAGTGATGACGACTGGGATGATGACTGGGATGACAGCTCCCCGGCGACCATTGCGCCCCAGGGTCTGGGCAGCTCGCCCCCCTTGTACCCGGTGACCACCTCCTTGCCGGGGCGGCGCAGCGGCGcccagcagcatcagcagcagcaggccaagAGCTCAGCCACGGTGGGGAGGAACCTCAACAGGTTCTCCACCTTTGTCAAGTCCGGAGGGGAGGCCTTCTTGCTTGGGGAGGCCTCTGCCTTTGTGAAGGATGGGGACAGGATCTGTGTGGTGATGGGGAAGCATGGGCCCGAGTGGCAGGAAGACCCATACCCGTTCACATGCACCATTGATGATCCCACCAAGCAGACCAAGTTCAAAGGCATGAAGAGCTACATGTCCTACGGCCTGACCCCAACGCACACCAATGTACAAGTCAACCGCAG GTACAAACACTTTGACTGGCTCTACGCCCGACTCGTGGAGCGTTTCCCTGTCATCTCGGTGCCACATCTGCCCGAGAAGCAGGCCACCGGCCGCTTCGAGGAGGACTTCATCTCCAAGCGGCGGAAGGGCCTGATCTGGTGGATGAACCATATGACCAGCCACCCTGTGCTGGCACGCTGCGACGTTTTCCAGCATTTCCTAACATGTGGGGCAGATGAGAAGGCCTGGAAACAGGGCAAGAGGAAAGCAGAGAGGGATGAGCTGGTCGGGGCCAATTTCTTCCTCACTATCAG CACGCCCGATGTCCCACTGGACCTTCAGGAAGTTGAGAGCAAAATCGAAGGCTTCAAGACCTTCACCAAGAGGATGGACGAGAACAGCGTGGTCGTGAACGCCACCATCAATGAGTTCGCACGCAAACAGATTTCAGGATTCAAGAAGGAGTACCAGAAAGTCGGACAGTCCTTCAAACTCCTGGGGCAGGCGTTCGAGCTGGACCAGCAGGCCTACTCAGCCGGTCTGAACAAGGCCATCGCCTACACTGGTGAGGCCTACGAGATGATAGGAGAGTATTTTGCTGAGCAGCCGCGCCAGGACCTGGATCccatttctgatctgctggaCCTGTACAGAGGACACCTGGCCAATTTTCCTGACATCATCCATGTGCAGAAAG GTGCGCTGACCAAGGTGAAAGACTGTCCGAAGCAGGAAGGTGAGCTACACGTCCGCTGCAACATAATCTCATGCGCCACACTGGCGGAGATCCAGCACTTCCACCGCACACGCGTACGAGACTTCCGCTCGCAAATGCAACACCACCTCCGTCAGCAGATCGGTTTCTTCCAGAAGATCACCGCCAAGCTGGAGGACGCACTCCAGAGATACGACAATGACCAgtag
- the LOC122968303 gene encoding uncharacterized protein LOC122968303 isoform X1, whose protein sequence is MSDLVHTTSDSLCKLVRWAHSHGTICNLIPSLQHLTRASYGNVLTPEPHPHGSSVPVAVWGCAAGHAYHWPLSDHSNSCTGSANTSQGQERFIGGRLSKKVAARASCDLFCSEAASEGEEFSSRLFDIAGCDSSATDEDGDYKPRPSRKRGATPGGLASSGVVAGKKVKQEATLAEDYDAVADIVCPEMAETDAVNLSQACQAPITHTLLPNKALPPCPQPQRLSDPSGERVQDLVCEGLVEPEMELLVGGSCTTRTTEQVERCCSAKETTERTAGAQSELEKLRALLCAEHNRNQQMTEMICSLKQDKELLQHELTKKAKLICDFLQDKLRPEKRWPRCSNQMEPGSSHMTSSDDVTGFDSPTLFDSFDEIELHPLERHRTLKSKGTRDGENTRVRMKNVVGVIARYMAALQEFRRSVSMKVAFDRVGVDRNTISRTAAIAELSLAAPEVFHALAPWDEKEETLAHYAHRCRQAMDDNIKAKIKTMKAKGELLPIVSK, encoded by the exons ATGTCCGACCTGGTTCATACAACCTCTGACAGCCTGTGTAAACTCGTCCGCTGGGCTCACAGTCACGGCACCATCTGCAACCTCATCCCCAGCCTGCAGCACCTCACCCGTGCTTCCTACGGTAACGTGCTGACACCAGAACCCCATCCCCATGGCAGCAGTGTCCCTGTTGCGGTGTGGGGCTGTGCCGCTGGACATGCCTACCACTGGCCCCTCAGTGACCATAGCAACAGCTGCACAGGCTCAGCAAATACCAGCCAGGGCCAGGAGAGGTTTATTGGAGGGCGTTTGTCCAAAAAG GTGGCAGCGAGGGCATCATGTGACCTATTCTGCAGCGAAGCAGCATCAGAGGGAGAGGAGTTCAGCAGCCGGCTGTTCGATATTGCTGGATGTGACTCGTCAGCCACAGACGAGGATGGGGACTACAAGCCCCGCCCTTCCAGGAAGAGAGGTGCGACACCAGGAGGGTTGGCAAGCTCGGGGGTAGTCGCAGGGAAGAAGGTCAAACAGGAGGCAACCTTAGCAGAGGATTATGATGCTGTTGCTGACATCGTTTGCCCGGAGATGGCAGAGACAGACGCTGTCAATCTTTCACAGGCTTGTCAAGcaccaatcacacacacactgttgccCAACAAGGCCCTACCACCCTGCCCTCAGCCCCAACGGCTCAGCGACCCTTCTGGGGAGCGTGTCCAGGATCTGGTGTGTGAGGGGCTAGTGGAGCCAGAGATGGAGCTACTGGTCGGAGGCAGCTGCACTACGAGGACCACAGAGCAGGTGGAGAGATGTTGTTCTGCCAAAGAGACTACAGAGAGGACCGCAG GGGCCCAGAGTGAGCTGGAGAAGCTGCGAGCATTACTTTGTGCTGAACATAACCGAAACCAGCAGATGACAGAGATGATCTGCAGTCTGAAGCAGGACAAAGAGCTGCTGCAGCATGAACTCACCAAGAAAGCCAAACTCATCTGTGACTTCCTGCAGGACAAACTGCGACCAG AGAAGAGGTGGCCTCGCTGCTCTAATCAGATGGAACCAGGAAGTTCACACATGACTTCCTCTGATGATGTGACAGGGTTTGATTCGCCAACACTATTCGACTCATTCGACGAAATAGAGCTTCACCCTCTGGAGCGCCACCGGACCCTTAAGAGCAAGGGGACCCGGGATGGAGAAAACACCCGAGTCAGGA TGAAAAACGTGGTGGGTGTGATTGCTCGCTACATGGCTGCCCTCCAGGAATTTCGACGGAGCGTTTCCATGAAGGTGGCCTTCGACCGGGTCGGCGTGGACCGCAACACCATCTCCCGCACGGCAGCCATAGCCGAGCTCAGCCTGGCCGCTCCAGAAGTGTTTCACGCACTGGCACCGTGGGATGAGAAGGAGGAGACGTTGGCACATTACGCCCACCGCTGCCGACAGGCCATGGATGACAACATTAAGGCCAAGATCAAAACGATGAAGGCAAAAGGAGAACTGCTGCCCATTGTGTCAAAGTGA
- the LOC122968303 gene encoding uncharacterized protein LOC122968303 isoform X2 yields the protein MSDLVHTTSDSLCKLVRWAHSHGTICNLIPSLQHLTRASYGNVLTPEPHPHGSSVPVAVWGCAAGHAYHWPLSDHSNSCTGSANTSQGQERFIGGRLSKKVAARASCDLFCSEAASEGEEFSSRLFDIAGCDSSATDEDGDYKPRPSRKRGATPGGLASSGVVAGKKACQAPITHTLLPNKALPPCPQPQRLSDPSGERVQDLVCEGLVEPEMELLVGGSCTTRTTEQVERCCSAKETTERTAGAQSELEKLRALLCAEHNRNQQMTEMICSLKQDKELLQHELTKKAKLICDFLQDKLRPEKRWPRCSNQMEPGSSHMTSSDDVTGFDSPTLFDSFDEIELHPLERHRTLKSKGTRDGENTRVRMKNVVGVIARYMAALQEFRRSVSMKVAFDRVGVDRNTISRTAAIAELSLAAPEVFHALAPWDEKEETLAHYAHRCRQAMDDNIKAKIKTMKAKGELLPIVSK from the exons ATGTCCGACCTGGTTCATACAACCTCTGACAGCCTGTGTAAACTCGTCCGCTGGGCTCACAGTCACGGCACCATCTGCAACCTCATCCCCAGCCTGCAGCACCTCACCCGTGCTTCCTACGGTAACGTGCTGACACCAGAACCCCATCCCCATGGCAGCAGTGTCCCTGTTGCGGTGTGGGGCTGTGCCGCTGGACATGCCTACCACTGGCCCCTCAGTGACCATAGCAACAGCTGCACAGGCTCAGCAAATACCAGCCAGGGCCAGGAGAGGTTTATTGGAGGGCGTTTGTCCAAAAAG GTGGCAGCGAGGGCATCATGTGACCTATTCTGCAGCGAAGCAGCATCAGAGGGAGAGGAGTTCAGCAGCCGGCTGTTCGATATTGCTGGATGTGACTCGTCAGCCACAGACGAGGATGGGGACTACAAGCCCCGCCCTTCCAGGAAGAGAGGTGCGACACCAGGAGGGTTGGCAAGCTCGGGGGTAGTCGCAGGGAAGAAG GCTTGTCAAGcaccaatcacacacacactgttgccCAACAAGGCCCTACCACCCTGCCCTCAGCCCCAACGGCTCAGCGACCCTTCTGGGGAGCGTGTCCAGGATCTGGTGTGTGAGGGGCTAGTGGAGCCAGAGATGGAGCTACTGGTCGGAGGCAGCTGCACTACGAGGACCACAGAGCAGGTGGAGAGATGTTGTTCTGCCAAAGAGACTACAGAGAGGACCGCAG GGGCCCAGAGTGAGCTGGAGAAGCTGCGAGCATTACTTTGTGCTGAACATAACCGAAACCAGCAGATGACAGAGATGATCTGCAGTCTGAAGCAGGACAAAGAGCTGCTGCAGCATGAACTCACCAAGAAAGCCAAACTCATCTGTGACTTCCTGCAGGACAAACTGCGACCAG AGAAGAGGTGGCCTCGCTGCTCTAATCAGATGGAACCAGGAAGTTCACACATGACTTCCTCTGATGATGTGACAGGGTTTGATTCGCCAACACTATTCGACTCATTCGACGAAATAGAGCTTCACCCTCTGGAGCGCCACCGGACCCTTAAGAGCAAGGGGACCCGGGATGGAGAAAACACCCGAGTCAGGA TGAAAAACGTGGTGGGTGTGATTGCTCGCTACATGGCTGCCCTCCAGGAATTTCGACGGAGCGTTTCCATGAAGGTGGCCTTCGACCGGGTCGGCGTGGACCGCAACACCATCTCCCGCACGGCAGCCATAGCCGAGCTCAGCCTGGCCGCTCCAGAAGTGTTTCACGCACTGGCACCGTGGGATGAGAAGGAGGAGACGTTGGCACATTACGCCCACCGCTGCCGACAGGCCATGGATGACAACATTAAGGCCAAGATCAAAACGATGAAGGCAAAAGGAGAACTGCTGCCCATTGTGTCAAAGTGA
- the LOC122969049 gene encoding SOSS complex subunit C produces the protein MATNPPGQAFQNKARVAILAELEKERRRLMQNQSMNTPGASISLSRPSMKDFRDNAEQQHIAAQQKAALQHAHAHSTGFFITQDSSFGNLILPVLPRLEPES, from the exons ATGGCTACTAATCCTCCAGGACAAG CCTTCCAGAATAAGGCACGGGTGGCAATCCTGGCCgagctggagaaggagaggagacgGCTAATGCAGAACCAGTCCATGAACACTCCAGGGGCCAG CATCTCACTGTCCAGACCGAGTATGAAAGACTTCAGAGACAacgcagagcagcagcacatcGCTGCCCAGCAGAAAGCCGCCCTGCAG CATGCGCATGCACACTCAACAGGCTTCTTCATCACTCAGGACTCCTCGTTCGGGAACCTCATCCTCCCTGTCCTCCCACGCCTGGAGCCCGAGTCGTGA
- the snx30 gene encoding sorting nexin-30: MSVGAPRGLASSGQKPIAEILHPLSAADEPLSPGPDVTVTVGVDKEAGLTNGTPVETSSPASASSLFNRLQLDDDLEADARDPYASMETRDLFVTVDDPKKHVSTMETYITYRVSTKTTRIEFDLPEYCVRRRYQDFDWLRIKLEDSQPTHLIPPLPEKFVMKGVVDRFSEEFVETRMKALDKFLKRVADHPVLSFNPHLNAFLSAKDLNKRQGLALLTKVGESVKHVAGGYKLRARPAEFCAMGEYLDTFSQKLGTIDRIAQRILKEQSEYLTELREYGTVYSSWAGSEEELQRPLEGVADSVSTCCRALVDQSENMSQDFLPVLREYILYIESMKNVLRKRDQSQAEYEGRLEAAILRRQEDRTPMPVEVEKCQDKVECFNADLKADWERWQSNKRQDFKQLLTGMADKNINHYEKCQAAWESLITLLQDKQTEDKTSETN; this comes from the exons ATGAGTGTCGGCGCTCCGAGAGGCCTGGCCAGCTCGGGGCAGAAGCCCATCGCGGAGATCCTCCACCCGCTGTCCGCCGCCGACGAGCCGCTCTCCCCGGGGCCAGATGTCACCGTCACCGTCGGAGTGGACAAG GAAGCGGGGCTGACCAACGGCACGCCGGTCGAGACGTCGAGTCCCGCCTCCGCGTCCTCGCTGTTTAACAGGCTGCAGCTGGACGACGACCTGGAAGCAGACGCCCGGGACCCCTACGCCTCCATGGAGACCCGCGACCTTTTTGTCACAGTCGACGACCCAAAGAAGCACGTCTCCACCATGGAGACCTATATCACCTACAGAGTCTCCACCAAG ACGACGCGGATAGAGTTTGATCTGCCGGAGTACTGCGTAAGGCGACGCTACCAGGACTTTGACTGGCTGAGGATCAAGTTGGAGGACAGCCAGCCGACCCACCTCATCCCC CCGTTGCCAGAGAAGTTCGTGATGAAGGGCGTGGTGGATCGTTTTTCGGAGGAGTTCGTGGAAACGCGGATGAAAGCTCTGGACAAGTTCCTGAAGCGAGTCGCTGACCACCCCGTCCTCTCCTTCAACCCGCATCTAAACGCTTTCTTGTCTGCCAAG gacCTGAACAAGCGTCAGGGTCTGGCCCTGCTGACCAAGGTGGGCGAGTCGGTGAAGCACGTGGCGGGAGGCTACAAGCTGCGAGCGCGGCCGGCCGAGTTCTGCGCCATGGGAGAGTACCTGGACACCTTCTCCCAGAAACTGGGAACCATCGACCGCATCGCTCAGAGGATCCTTAAAGAGCAGTCAG AGTACCTAACAGAGCTGCGCGAGTACGGTACCGTGTATTCCAGCTGGGCGGGGTcggaggaggagctgcagcgCCCCCTTGAGGGCGTGGCCGACAGCGTGTCGACGTGCTGCAGAGCACTGGTTGACCAGAGTGAGAACATGAGCCAGGATTTCCTGCCCGTACTCAGAGAGTACATCCTCTACATAGAGTCCATGAAG AACGTTTTGAGGAAGCGAGACCAGAGCCAGGCGGAGTACGAGGGGCGACTGGAAGCAGCCATATTGcgcagacaggaggacagaacGCCT ATGCCAGTGGAGGTAGAGAAATGCCAGGACAAAGTGGAGTGTTTCAACGCTGACCTGAAGGCGGACTGGGAGCGCTGGCAGAGCAACAAGAGACAAGACTTCAAGCAGCTTCTCACCGGCATGGCCGACAAAAACATCAACCACTATGAAAAG TGCCAGGCAGCGTGGGAGTCGCTCATAACTCTCCTCCAAGACAAACAGACTGAGGACAAAACGAGTGAGACGAACTGA